The following coding sequences are from one Nicotiana tabacum cultivar K326 chromosome 1, ASM71507v2, whole genome shotgun sequence window:
- the LOC107816098 gene encoding uncharacterized protein LOC107816098 isoform X1, protein MEKKRSSRNQQQTVKSQLNCMWGLISSLYIGQNHRKQKLLSNGKTAAKHVIGKNPRKLDALTYFSDQIHGFEDGAEMEALGVRTGDKRMKSFIQEEISGSMQKNTQIIARNEQHKEVDYGLFDHMISKYKPSSKKTRMNQSPLYGWKDTETGDFQQASGSAEMSINKLNLTSILEAICSQIHANNDQLDEISLQVLQTSAKTFIDKMFIDRKCISKGRVSYEPEQFSDALEMLNSNGDLFLKLLQDPNSLLAKQIRSLQNVQMARDSVKSLMSNKLSDDQSSDNDIWKSEQKHQRSGDASKESSKPRPSSKIVVLKPIPRTVRCSENVACHCSSMQSHRSTSGKGENVKRTSFSLKDIKRKLKYAMGEKWKEKQLVSVGSTLHRLHSISDKQNLGVDNEGGSSRLTIAGSINSSTESNIKNEAENKQESISTDAAKVSLMTERVRKKLDVSTINYTKKRELDISMEAKRHLSQRLNYVNTTSEVVMSRQPTRTLERILSSPEHDRLFNYSSKQDSKSNPAQIRPNDTSIVELPVEPALTVVQSPQRDKRHWHLNSSMVDSPSEVWSPSSSTDVSSSSPSSIFKLRVVDNNMDRGDYSSPVSVLEPVFADDIASPSGNQSSDSALQPRRINFEECSNKEFPENTILNRAEPDALRIYIQSSLQALHLNCEELWLNKPLSEEMFDATLSDELETLALQCHSEPKLLMDYTDEVLLEAYDFRFRFPPWLSFLQPKIWFFPLEKNLVEKLMKEVRQHLIPVMEQTTLNDHVENDLAKSGSWLDIRNDTEDILTQVTDDVLEESIMDIVLQLYTSFLCS, encoded by the exons ATGGAGAAGAAGAGATCATCAAGAAATCAACAACAGACAGTGAAGAGTCAGCTTAATTGTATGTGGGGATTGATCAGCAGCCTTTATATTGGTCAAAATCATAGGAAACAGAAGCTGCTTTCAAATGGGAAAACTGCAGCTAAGCATGTTATAG GCAAGAATCCAAGAAAGCTTGATGCTTTAACTTACTTCAGTGACCAAATTCATGGCTTTGAG GATGGAGCTGAAATGGAAGCTTTAGGAGTTCGCACGGGTGATAAAAGGATGAAGAGTTTCATTCAAGAAGAAATTTCCGGTAGCATGCAAAAGAACACTCAAATCATAGCTAGAAATGAGCAACATAAAGAAGTAGATTATGGACTATTTGATCATATGATAAGTAAATACAAGCCATCATCAAAGAAGACCCGTATGAACCAGTCACCTTTATACGGTTGGAAGGATACTGAGACGGGGGATTTTCAGCAGGCTTCTGGTTCAGCAGAAATGTCGATCAATAAGTTAAACTTGACTTCCATATTAGAAGCTATTTGCAGTCAGATTCATGCAAATAATGATCAACTTGATGAGATCAGTTTGCAAGTACTTCAGACGAGTGCCAAAACATTTATCGATAAGATGTTCATAGACAGGAAGTGTATCAGCAAAGGTCGTGTGAGTTATGAGCCTGAACAGTTCTCCGACGCATTAGAGATGTTAAATTCAAATGGAGATTTGTTTCTGAAACTCTTACAAGATCCTAATTCACTTTTAGCAAAGCAAATCCGAAGCTTGCAAAATGTGCAAATGGCAAGAGATTCAGTCAAGTCCCTTATGAGTAATAAACTATCAGATGATCAGAGTAGTGATAATGACATTTGGAAGAGTGAACAGAAGCATCAGCGATCTGGGGACGCATCCAAAGAAAGTTCCAAACCCCGGCCTTCAAGTAAAATAGTTGTTTTGAAGCCAATTCCTAGAACTGTTAGATGTTCTGAAAATGTTGCCTGCCATTGCTCGTCTATGCAGTCTCATCGTAGCACAAGTGGTAAAGGGGAAAATGTCAAGCGCACGAGCTTTTCTCTCAAAGATATTAAGAGGAAACTGAAGTATGCAATGGGAGAAAAATGGAAAGAGAAGCAGCTGGTTTCAGTAGGAAGTACTTTACATAGGCTTCATAGCATTAGTGACAAGCAGAACCTAGGAGTTGATAATGAAGGGGGCAGTTCACGGCTTACCATTGCAGGATCCATTAACTCTTCCACCGAATCAAACATCAAGAATGAGGCAGAGAATAAACAAGAATCCATATCGACTGACGCAGCTAAAGTCTCCCTTATGACTGAAAGAGTGCGTAAAAAGTTGGACGTGTCAACCATAAACTACACCAAGAAACGGGAGCTGGATATATCTATGGAGGCAAAGAGACATCTCTCTCAAAGATTAAATTATGTCAATACTACAAGTGAGGTTGTGATGAGCAGACAACCAACAAGAACATTGGAAAGGATTCTTTCCTCGCCTGAGCATGATCGTTTGTTCAACTATAGCTCAAAACAGGACAGCAAAAGTAATCCTGCACAAATTAGGCCCAATG ATACAAGTATAGTGGAACTTCCCGTTGAACCAGCCCTTACTGTTGTTCAAAGTCCTCAAAGAGATAAGCGTCACTGGCATCTGAATAGCTCAATGGTG GATTCACCTTCAGAAGTTTGGTCTCCTAGTTCTTCAACAGATGTTTCGTCGTCGAGTCCATCTAGCATTTTCAAACTAAGGGTTGTTGATAACAATATGGACAGAGGAGATTATTCAAGTCCAGTATCAGTCCTGGAACCAGTTTTTGCTGATGATATAGCCAGCCCTTCTGGAAATCAATCAT CTGACTCTGCATTACAACCACGTCGTATCAACTTTGAGGAATGTTCGAACAAGGAATTCCCTGAAAATACCATACTGAATCGCGCTGAACCAGATGCCCTTCGTATTTATATTCAGTCAAGTTTGCAAGCACTTCACTTGAATTGCGAAGAACTATGGTTAAATAAGCCTCTTTCAGAAGAAATGTTCGATGCTACGTTATCTGATGAACTGGAGACATTAGCACTGCAATGTCATTCTGAACCTAAACTTCTGATGGACTACACAGATGAAGTCCTACTAGAAGCATATGATTTTCGCTTCAGATTTCCTCCGTGGCTATCGTTCCTTCAACCTAAAATTTGGTTCTTTCCACTGGAAAAAAATCTAGTGGAAAAGCTAATGAAAGAAGTGAGACAACACCTCATTCCGGTGATGGAACAAACTACACTGAATGACCATGTTGAGAATGATTTGGCGAAATCTGGTTCATGGCTCGATATCAGAAATGATACTGAAGATATTCTGACTCAAGTCACAGATGATGTTCTTGAAGAATCAATTATGGATATTGTTCTCCAACTTTATACCTCTTTCTTGTGCAGCTAA
- the LOC107816098 gene encoding uncharacterized protein LOC107816098 isoform X2, which translates to MQESRVRAVETASCRMQGKNPRKLDALTYFSDQIHGFEDGAEMEALGVRTGDKRMKSFIQEEISGSMQKNTQIIARNEQHKEVDYGLFDHMISKYKPSSKKTRMNQSPLYGWKDTETGDFQQASGSAEMSINKLNLTSILEAICSQIHANNDQLDEISLQVLQTSAKTFIDKMFIDRKCISKGRVSYEPEQFSDALEMLNSNGDLFLKLLQDPNSLLAKQIRSLQNVQMARDSVKSLMSNKLSDDQSSDNDIWKSEQKHQRSGDASKESSKPRPSSKIVVLKPIPRTVRCSENVACHCSSMQSHRSTSGKGENVKRTSFSLKDIKRKLKYAMGEKWKEKQLVSVGSTLHRLHSISDKQNLGVDNEGGSSRLTIAGSINSSTESNIKNEAENKQESISTDAAKVSLMTERVRKKLDVSTINYTKKRELDISMEAKRHLSQRLNYVNTTSEVVMSRQPTRTLERILSSPEHDRLFNYSSKQDSKSNPAQIRPNDTSIVELPVEPALTVVQSPQRDKRHWHLNSSMVDSPSEVWSPSSSTDVSSSSPSSIFKLRVVDNNMDRGDYSSPVSVLEPVFADDIASPSGNQSSDSALQPRRINFEECSNKEFPENTILNRAEPDALRIYIQSSLQALHLNCEELWLNKPLSEEMFDATLSDELETLALQCHSEPKLLMDYTDEVLLEAYDFRFRFPPWLSFLQPKIWFFPLEKNLVEKLMKEVRQHLIPVMEQTTLNDHVENDLAKSGSWLDIRNDTEDILTQVTDDVLEESIMDIVLQLYTSFLCS; encoded by the exons ATGCAGGAATCACGGGTTCGGGCAGTGGAAACAGCATCTTGCagaatgcagg GCAAGAATCCAAGAAAGCTTGATGCTTTAACTTACTTCAGTGACCAAATTCATGGCTTTGAG GATGGAGCTGAAATGGAAGCTTTAGGAGTTCGCACGGGTGATAAAAGGATGAAGAGTTTCATTCAAGAAGAAATTTCCGGTAGCATGCAAAAGAACACTCAAATCATAGCTAGAAATGAGCAACATAAAGAAGTAGATTATGGACTATTTGATCATATGATAAGTAAATACAAGCCATCATCAAAGAAGACCCGTATGAACCAGTCACCTTTATACGGTTGGAAGGATACTGAGACGGGGGATTTTCAGCAGGCTTCTGGTTCAGCAGAAATGTCGATCAATAAGTTAAACTTGACTTCCATATTAGAAGCTATTTGCAGTCAGATTCATGCAAATAATGATCAACTTGATGAGATCAGTTTGCAAGTACTTCAGACGAGTGCCAAAACATTTATCGATAAGATGTTCATAGACAGGAAGTGTATCAGCAAAGGTCGTGTGAGTTATGAGCCTGAACAGTTCTCCGACGCATTAGAGATGTTAAATTCAAATGGAGATTTGTTTCTGAAACTCTTACAAGATCCTAATTCACTTTTAGCAAAGCAAATCCGAAGCTTGCAAAATGTGCAAATGGCAAGAGATTCAGTCAAGTCCCTTATGAGTAATAAACTATCAGATGATCAGAGTAGTGATAATGACATTTGGAAGAGTGAACAGAAGCATCAGCGATCTGGGGACGCATCCAAAGAAAGTTCCAAACCCCGGCCTTCAAGTAAAATAGTTGTTTTGAAGCCAATTCCTAGAACTGTTAGATGTTCTGAAAATGTTGCCTGCCATTGCTCGTCTATGCAGTCTCATCGTAGCACAAGTGGTAAAGGGGAAAATGTCAAGCGCACGAGCTTTTCTCTCAAAGATATTAAGAGGAAACTGAAGTATGCAATGGGAGAAAAATGGAAAGAGAAGCAGCTGGTTTCAGTAGGAAGTACTTTACATAGGCTTCATAGCATTAGTGACAAGCAGAACCTAGGAGTTGATAATGAAGGGGGCAGTTCACGGCTTACCATTGCAGGATCCATTAACTCTTCCACCGAATCAAACATCAAGAATGAGGCAGAGAATAAACAAGAATCCATATCGACTGACGCAGCTAAAGTCTCCCTTATGACTGAAAGAGTGCGTAAAAAGTTGGACGTGTCAACCATAAACTACACCAAGAAACGGGAGCTGGATATATCTATGGAGGCAAAGAGACATCTCTCTCAAAGATTAAATTATGTCAATACTACAAGTGAGGTTGTGATGAGCAGACAACCAACAAGAACATTGGAAAGGATTCTTTCCTCGCCTGAGCATGATCGTTTGTTCAACTATAGCTCAAAACAGGACAGCAAAAGTAATCCTGCACAAATTAGGCCCAATG ATACAAGTATAGTGGAACTTCCCGTTGAACCAGCCCTTACTGTTGTTCAAAGTCCTCAAAGAGATAAGCGTCACTGGCATCTGAATAGCTCAATGGTG GATTCACCTTCAGAAGTTTGGTCTCCTAGTTCTTCAACAGATGTTTCGTCGTCGAGTCCATCTAGCATTTTCAAACTAAGGGTTGTTGATAACAATATGGACAGAGGAGATTATTCAAGTCCAGTATCAGTCCTGGAACCAGTTTTTGCTGATGATATAGCCAGCCCTTCTGGAAATCAATCAT CTGACTCTGCATTACAACCACGTCGTATCAACTTTGAGGAATGTTCGAACAAGGAATTCCCTGAAAATACCATACTGAATCGCGCTGAACCAGATGCCCTTCGTATTTATATTCAGTCAAGTTTGCAAGCACTTCACTTGAATTGCGAAGAACTATGGTTAAATAAGCCTCTTTCAGAAGAAATGTTCGATGCTACGTTATCTGATGAACTGGAGACATTAGCACTGCAATGTCATTCTGAACCTAAACTTCTGATGGACTACACAGATGAAGTCCTACTAGAAGCATATGATTTTCGCTTCAGATTTCCTCCGTGGCTATCGTTCCTTCAACCTAAAATTTGGTTCTTTCCACTGGAAAAAAATCTAGTGGAAAAGCTAATGAAAGAAGTGAGACAACACCTCATTCCGGTGATGGAACAAACTACACTGAATGACCATGTTGAGAATGATTTGGCGAAATCTGGTTCATGGCTCGATATCAGAAATGATACTGAAGATATTCTGACTCAAGTCACAGATGATGTTCTTGAAGAATCAATTATGGATATTGTTCTCCAACTTTATACCTCTTTCTTGTGCAGCTAA
- the LOC107816098 gene encoding uncharacterized protein LOC107816098 isoform X3 — translation MQGKNPRKLDALTYFSDQIHGFEDGAEMEALGVRTGDKRMKSFIQEEISGSMQKNTQIIARNEQHKEVDYGLFDHMISKYKPSSKKTRMNQSPLYGWKDTETGDFQQASGSAEMSINKLNLTSILEAICSQIHANNDQLDEISLQVLQTSAKTFIDKMFIDRKCISKGRVSYEPEQFSDALEMLNSNGDLFLKLLQDPNSLLAKQIRSLQNVQMARDSVKSLMSNKLSDDQSSDNDIWKSEQKHQRSGDASKESSKPRPSSKIVVLKPIPRTVRCSENVACHCSSMQSHRSTSGKGENVKRTSFSLKDIKRKLKYAMGEKWKEKQLVSVGSTLHRLHSISDKQNLGVDNEGGSSRLTIAGSINSSTESNIKNEAENKQESISTDAAKVSLMTERVRKKLDVSTINYTKKRELDISMEAKRHLSQRLNYVNTTSEVVMSRQPTRTLERILSSPEHDRLFNYSSKQDSKSNPAQIRPNDTSIVELPVEPALTVVQSPQRDKRHWHLNSSMVDSPSEVWSPSSSTDVSSSSPSSIFKLRVVDNNMDRGDYSSPVSVLEPVFADDIASPSGNQSSDSALQPRRINFEECSNKEFPENTILNRAEPDALRIYIQSSLQALHLNCEELWLNKPLSEEMFDATLSDELETLALQCHSEPKLLMDYTDEVLLEAYDFRFRFPPWLSFLQPKIWFFPLEKNLVEKLMKEVRQHLIPVMEQTTLNDHVENDLAKSGSWLDIRNDTEDILTQVTDDVLEESIMDIVLQLYTSFLCS, via the exons atgcagg GCAAGAATCCAAGAAAGCTTGATGCTTTAACTTACTTCAGTGACCAAATTCATGGCTTTGAG GATGGAGCTGAAATGGAAGCTTTAGGAGTTCGCACGGGTGATAAAAGGATGAAGAGTTTCATTCAAGAAGAAATTTCCGGTAGCATGCAAAAGAACACTCAAATCATAGCTAGAAATGAGCAACATAAAGAAGTAGATTATGGACTATTTGATCATATGATAAGTAAATACAAGCCATCATCAAAGAAGACCCGTATGAACCAGTCACCTTTATACGGTTGGAAGGATACTGAGACGGGGGATTTTCAGCAGGCTTCTGGTTCAGCAGAAATGTCGATCAATAAGTTAAACTTGACTTCCATATTAGAAGCTATTTGCAGTCAGATTCATGCAAATAATGATCAACTTGATGAGATCAGTTTGCAAGTACTTCAGACGAGTGCCAAAACATTTATCGATAAGATGTTCATAGACAGGAAGTGTATCAGCAAAGGTCGTGTGAGTTATGAGCCTGAACAGTTCTCCGACGCATTAGAGATGTTAAATTCAAATGGAGATTTGTTTCTGAAACTCTTACAAGATCCTAATTCACTTTTAGCAAAGCAAATCCGAAGCTTGCAAAATGTGCAAATGGCAAGAGATTCAGTCAAGTCCCTTATGAGTAATAAACTATCAGATGATCAGAGTAGTGATAATGACATTTGGAAGAGTGAACAGAAGCATCAGCGATCTGGGGACGCATCCAAAGAAAGTTCCAAACCCCGGCCTTCAAGTAAAATAGTTGTTTTGAAGCCAATTCCTAGAACTGTTAGATGTTCTGAAAATGTTGCCTGCCATTGCTCGTCTATGCAGTCTCATCGTAGCACAAGTGGTAAAGGGGAAAATGTCAAGCGCACGAGCTTTTCTCTCAAAGATATTAAGAGGAAACTGAAGTATGCAATGGGAGAAAAATGGAAAGAGAAGCAGCTGGTTTCAGTAGGAAGTACTTTACATAGGCTTCATAGCATTAGTGACAAGCAGAACCTAGGAGTTGATAATGAAGGGGGCAGTTCACGGCTTACCATTGCAGGATCCATTAACTCTTCCACCGAATCAAACATCAAGAATGAGGCAGAGAATAAACAAGAATCCATATCGACTGACGCAGCTAAAGTCTCCCTTATGACTGAAAGAGTGCGTAAAAAGTTGGACGTGTCAACCATAAACTACACCAAGAAACGGGAGCTGGATATATCTATGGAGGCAAAGAGACATCTCTCTCAAAGATTAAATTATGTCAATACTACAAGTGAGGTTGTGATGAGCAGACAACCAACAAGAACATTGGAAAGGATTCTTTCCTCGCCTGAGCATGATCGTTTGTTCAACTATAGCTCAAAACAGGACAGCAAAAGTAATCCTGCACAAATTAGGCCCAATG ATACAAGTATAGTGGAACTTCCCGTTGAACCAGCCCTTACTGTTGTTCAAAGTCCTCAAAGAGATAAGCGTCACTGGCATCTGAATAGCTCAATGGTG GATTCACCTTCAGAAGTTTGGTCTCCTAGTTCTTCAACAGATGTTTCGTCGTCGAGTCCATCTAGCATTTTCAAACTAAGGGTTGTTGATAACAATATGGACAGAGGAGATTATTCAAGTCCAGTATCAGTCCTGGAACCAGTTTTTGCTGATGATATAGCCAGCCCTTCTGGAAATCAATCAT CTGACTCTGCATTACAACCACGTCGTATCAACTTTGAGGAATGTTCGAACAAGGAATTCCCTGAAAATACCATACTGAATCGCGCTGAACCAGATGCCCTTCGTATTTATATTCAGTCAAGTTTGCAAGCACTTCACTTGAATTGCGAAGAACTATGGTTAAATAAGCCTCTTTCAGAAGAAATGTTCGATGCTACGTTATCTGATGAACTGGAGACATTAGCACTGCAATGTCATTCTGAACCTAAACTTCTGATGGACTACACAGATGAAGTCCTACTAGAAGCATATGATTTTCGCTTCAGATTTCCTCCGTGGCTATCGTTCCTTCAACCTAAAATTTGGTTCTTTCCACTGGAAAAAAATCTAGTGGAAAAGCTAATGAAAGAAGTGAGACAACACCTCATTCCGGTGATGGAACAAACTACACTGAATGACCATGTTGAGAATGATTTGGCGAAATCTGGTTCATGGCTCGATATCAGAAATGATACTGAAGATATTCTGACTCAAGTCACAGATGATGTTCTTGAAGAATCAATTATGGATATTGTTCTCCAACTTTATACCTCTTTCTTGTGCAGCTAA